The following are from one region of the Canis lupus familiaris isolate Mischka breed German Shepherd chromosome 30, alternate assembly UU_Cfam_GSD_1.0, whole genome shotgun sequence genome:
- the LOC487457 gene encoding olfactory receptor 4F3/4F16/4F29 translates to MDGGNHSAVSEFVFLGLTHSWEIQLLLLVFSSVLYVASMTGNILIVFSVTIDPHLHSPMYFLLASLSFIDLGACSATSPKMIYDLFRKHKVISFGGCIAQIFFIHVIGGVEMVLLIAMAFDRYVAICKPLHYLTIMSPRRCILFLAAAWALGVSHSLFQLAFVVNLPFCGPNVLDSFYCDLPRLLRLACTDTYRLQFMVTVNSGFICVGSFFILLISYVFILFTVWKHSSGGSSKALSTLSAHIMVVLLFFGPTMFVYTWPHPKSQMDKFLAIFDAVLTPFLNPVIYTFRNKDMKSAMKRVCRQLVIYRKIS, encoded by the coding sequence ATGGATGGAGGGAATCACTCGGCTGTATCTGAGTTTGTGTTCCTGGGACTCACTCACTCATGGGAGATCCAGCTTCTCCTTCTGGTGTTCTCCTCTGTGCTCTACGTGGCAAGCATGACTGGAAACATCCTCATTGTGTTTTCTGTGACCATTGATCCTCACTTACACTCCCCCATGTACTTTCTCCTGGCCAGTCTCTCTTTCATTGACTTGGGAGCCTGCTCTGCTACCTCACCCAAGATGATTTATGACCTTTTCAGAAAGCACAAAGTCATCTCCTTTGGCGGCTGCATCGCCCAGATCTtcttcatccatgtcattggtGGCGTGGAGATGGTGCTGCTCATTGCCATGGCCTTTGACAGATATGTGGCCATATGCAAGCCCCTCCATTATCTGACCATCATGAGCCCACGGAGGTGCATCTTATTTCTGGCTGCTGCTTGGGCCCTTGGTGTCAGTCACTCACTGTTCCAACTGGCATTTGTTGTTAATCTACCCTTCTGTGGTCCTAATGTGCTGGACAGCTTTTACTGTGACCTTCCTCGTCTCCTCAGACTGGCCTGTACAGACACCTACAGGTTGCAGTTCATGGTCACTGTCAACAGTGGGTTTATCTGTGTTGGTTCCTTCTTCATACTCCTCATCTCCTACGTCTTCATCCTGTTTACTGTTTGGAAACATTCCTCAGGTGGCTCATCCAAGGCCCTCTCCACTTTGTCAGCTCACATCATGGTGGTCCTTTTGTTCTTTGGTCCAACCATGTTTGTCTATACATGGCCACACCCCAAATCCCAGATGGACAAATTTCTTGCTATTTTTGATGCAGTTCTCACTCCTTTTTTAAATCCTGTTATCTACACATTCAGGAATAAAGACATGAAGTCAGCAATGAAAAGAGTATGCAGACAGCTAGTGATTTACAGGAAGATCTCATAG